One part of the Anaeromyxobacter sp. Fw109-5 genome encodes these proteins:
- a CDS encoding NAD(P)/FAD-dependent oxidoreductase → MSAPDAIVVGAGPNGLAAAVALATAGLRVRVVERNAQVGGGARTLSLTLPGFHHDHCSAIHPLAAGSPFLRRLPLGAHGVTWVEPPIAVAHPFDDGTAALLSRSFEATGGSLDRGDARAWRALFAPLAERFPELMDELLGGLVRVPRRPLLLARFALPALVPASALARARFRGPRARALLAGLAAHAQLPLERAPSAAFALVLGAAAHAEGWPFPAGGAQAIPHALAALLRASGGEIVTGEEVRSLAALPRTRATLLDLTPRQVLRVAGDRLPRRYARALARFRYGPGAFKVDYALDGPIPWLAAECARAGTVHLGGTLEEIAASEAAVWRGELAVRPYVLVAQHTLFDPPRAPPGKHTAWAYCHVPSGFGGDALGALEAQLERFAPGFRERVLTRAVRGPAALEADDPNLVGGDVGAGANTLGQTLFRPAARLVPWSTPVPGLYLCSASTPPGGGVHGMCGYHAAQTALRRLW, encoded by the coding sequence GTGAGCGCTCCCGACGCCATCGTGGTGGGCGCGGGCCCGAACGGCCTCGCGGCCGCCGTGGCGCTCGCCACTGCCGGCCTGCGGGTCCGCGTCGTCGAGCGGAACGCGCAGGTGGGCGGCGGCGCGCGCACGCTGTCGCTCACCCTGCCCGGCTTCCACCACGACCACTGCTCGGCGATCCACCCGCTCGCGGCGGGCTCGCCGTTCCTGCGCCGCCTGCCGCTCGGGGCGCACGGCGTCACGTGGGTCGAGCCTCCCATCGCCGTCGCGCACCCGTTCGACGACGGCACGGCCGCCCTGCTGTCGCGGTCGTTCGAGGCCACGGGAGGGAGCCTCGACCGCGGCGACGCGCGGGCCTGGCGCGCGCTCTTCGCGCCGCTCGCGGAGCGCTTCCCGGAGCTCATGGACGAGCTCCTGGGCGGGCTCGTCCGCGTCCCCCGCCGGCCCCTCCTCCTCGCGCGCTTCGCGCTGCCGGCCCTCGTGCCGGCCTCGGCGCTCGCCCGGGCGCGCTTCCGCGGCCCGAGGGCGCGCGCGCTCCTCGCCGGGCTCGCCGCGCACGCGCAGCTCCCGCTCGAGCGGGCGCCGAGCGCCGCCTTCGCGCTCGTGCTCGGTGCGGCGGCGCACGCGGAGGGCTGGCCGTTCCCCGCCGGCGGAGCGCAGGCCATCCCGCACGCGCTCGCCGCGCTCCTCCGCGCCTCGGGCGGCGAGATCGTGACGGGCGAGGAGGTGAGGAGCCTCGCCGCGCTCCCACGGACCCGCGCCACCCTCCTCGACCTCACGCCGCGCCAGGTGCTCCGCGTCGCCGGCGACCGGCTGCCGCGCCGGTACGCCCGGGCGCTCGCGCGCTTCCGCTACGGGCCGGGCGCCTTCAAGGTGGACTACGCGCTCGACGGGCCCATCCCGTGGCTCGCGGCGGAGTGCGCGCGGGCGGGGACGGTGCACCTCGGCGGCACGCTCGAGGAGATCGCGGCGTCCGAGGCGGCGGTCTGGCGCGGCGAGCTCGCGGTGCGCCCCTACGTGCTCGTGGCGCAGCACACGCTCTTCGACCCGCCGCGCGCGCCGCCCGGGAAGCACACCGCCTGGGCCTATTGCCACGTGCCGAGCGGCTTCGGCGGCGACGCGCTCGGCGCGCTCGAGGCGCAGCTGGAGCGCTTCGCCCCGGGGTTCCGCGAGCGCGTCCTCACGCGCGCCGTGCGGGGGCCGGCTGCGCTGGAGGCCGACGATCCCAACCTCGTGGGCGGGGACGTCGGCGCCGGCGCGAACACCCTGGGACAGACGCTGTTCCGGCCCGCGGCGCGGCTCGTCCCCTGGTCCACCCCGGTGCCCGGGCTGTACCTTTGCTCGGCCTCGACGCCGCCGGGCGGCGGCGTCCACGGGATGTGCGGGTACCACGCGGCGCAGACGGCGCTGCGGAGGCTGTGGTAG
- a CDS encoding FAD-dependent oxidoreductase: MAIRARVPELEDWKAQVKCQAGCPVATDAGRYVQLVAARRYEDGYLVARAPNPFASVCGRVCAAPCEDACRRGSIDAPITIRALKRTLSERFGVESVHPDTQDRLLEALLPEGNRYVGHLPVAPFSARGPEARRKVAVIGAGPAGLSAAHDLALLGYAVTVLEASDEPGGMMRFGIPEYRLPRGVIRAEIEKILSFGVTLRTGTPLTPSFGLEALRRDGFEAVFLSVGVQKGRDLELPGVDLDGVVKAVDYLLNANRGYRVDLGRKVVVIGGGFVAFDAARMALRLGREEAPEIGARLGEEVDARMKEAFDAAREAVRGGATEVTIVSLESFAEMPVLRTSQGHEEFEEAKREGIRFEPRRGPRRFLGEKRLEAVELRRVISVFDEAGRFSPRYDDADVLAIPADACVLAIGQRAELSFLKPEDGVEVTPGGTIKVDRATLATSAPGVFAGGDVAFGPRNLIEAIANGKRAARSIHEYLSREAARVEALLEIEKIPTREYRMIAGFEVLDRRPPPTLDLGRRTGVAEVEIAFSEEEAIAQGARCLVCHVQTIYDPEKCVLCGRCVDVCPEYCLSLVPIEELELPEEERRALVALARADGLPLSAMLKDEEKCIRCGLCAIRCPTDAMTMEHFQITERYGAAGERAAPRERSS, translated from the coding sequence ATGGCGATCCGTGCCCGGGTTCCGGAGCTCGAGGACTGGAAGGCACAGGTGAAGTGCCAGGCCGGCTGCCCCGTCGCCACCGACGCGGGGCGCTACGTGCAGCTGGTCGCGGCGCGGCGGTACGAGGACGGCTACCTCGTCGCGCGGGCGCCGAACCCGTTCGCCTCCGTCTGTGGCCGCGTCTGCGCCGCGCCGTGCGAGGACGCGTGCCGGCGCGGCAGCATCGACGCGCCCATCACCATCCGGGCCCTGAAGCGGACGCTCTCCGAGCGCTTCGGCGTCGAGTCCGTCCACCCCGACACGCAGGATCGGCTGCTCGAGGCGCTGCTCCCCGAGGGCAACCGCTACGTGGGCCATCTCCCCGTGGCGCCCTTCTCGGCGCGCGGCCCGGAGGCCCGCCGCAAGGTGGCGGTGATCGGCGCGGGGCCGGCCGGCCTCTCCGCGGCGCACGATCTCGCGCTGCTCGGCTATGCCGTCACGGTGCTCGAGGCCTCGGACGAGCCGGGCGGCATGATGCGCTTCGGCATCCCGGAGTACCGGCTGCCTCGCGGCGTCATCCGCGCGGAGATCGAGAAGATCCTGTCGTTCGGCGTGACGCTCAGGACCGGGACGCCGCTCACCCCCTCGTTCGGGCTCGAGGCGCTCCGCCGGGACGGCTTCGAGGCGGTGTTCCTCTCCGTGGGCGTGCAGAAGGGCCGCGATCTCGAGCTGCCCGGGGTCGACCTGGACGGCGTCGTCAAGGCGGTGGACTACCTCCTCAACGCCAACCGCGGCTACCGCGTCGACCTCGGGCGCAAGGTCGTCGTCATCGGCGGCGGCTTCGTCGCGTTCGACGCCGCGCGCATGGCGCTCCGCCTCGGCCGCGAGGAGGCGCCGGAGATCGGCGCGCGCCTCGGCGAGGAGGTGGACGCGAGGATGAAGGAGGCGTTCGACGCCGCGCGGGAGGCGGTGCGGGGCGGCGCGACCGAGGTGACCATCGTCTCGCTCGAGAGCTTCGCGGAGATGCCGGTGCTGCGCACGTCGCAGGGCCACGAGGAGTTCGAGGAGGCGAAGCGCGAGGGGATCCGCTTCGAGCCGAGGCGAGGCCCGAGGCGGTTCCTGGGAGAGAAGCGGCTCGAGGCGGTGGAGCTGAGGCGCGTCATCTCGGTCTTCGACGAGGCGGGCCGCTTCTCGCCGCGCTACGACGACGCCGACGTCCTCGCGATCCCCGCCGACGCCTGCGTGCTCGCCATCGGCCAGCGCGCGGAGCTCTCCTTCCTGAAGCCGGAGGACGGGGTCGAGGTCACGCCCGGCGGGACCATCAAGGTGGACCGCGCCACCCTCGCCACCAGCGCGCCCGGGGTGTTCGCCGGCGGCGACGTGGCGTTCGGGCCGCGCAACCTCATCGAGGCGATCGCCAACGGCAAGCGCGCGGCGCGCTCGATCCACGAATACCTCTCGCGCGAGGCCGCCCGGGTCGAGGCGCTCCTCGAGATCGAGAAGATCCCCACCCGCGAGTACCGGATGATCGCCGGGTTCGAGGTGCTCGACCGCAGGCCGCCGCCGACGCTCGACCTCGGGCGGCGCACCGGCGTCGCGGAGGTCGAGATCGCGTTCTCGGAGGAGGAGGCGATCGCGCAGGGCGCGCGCTGCCTCGTCTGCCACGTGCAGACGATCTACGACCCGGAGAAGTGCGTCCTCTGCGGGCGCTGCGTGGACGTGTGTCCGGAGTACTGCCTGTCGCTCGTCCCCATCGAGGAGCTCGAGCTCCCGGAGGAGGAGCGGCGGGCGCTCGTCGCGCTCGCGCGCGCCGACGGGCTGCCGCTCTCGGCGATGCTGAAGGACGAGGAGAAGTGCATCCGGTGCGGGCTCTGCGCCATCCGCTGCCCCACCGACGCGATGACGATGGAGCACTTCCAGATCACCGAGCGGTACGGGGCCGCGGGCGAGCGGGCCGCGCCGCGCGAGAGGTCGTCATGA
- a CDS encoding ubiquinol-cytochrome c reductase iron-sulfur subunit: protein MTERKDRREFLKGLGIGAGVVALGGQSVAALRSLVPNVSYDAPTTVKIGAPGEFPDGMKFLPEQRLFVFREGKVFHAISAVCTHLGCTVRAEALPRAETKTVEGQPLKLTHRFLCPCHGSRYEGDGQNVAGPAPRPLDWYHLELALDDGQLVVDLAKPVDRDFRLTIA from the coding sequence ATGACCGAGCGGAAGGATCGGCGGGAGTTCCTGAAGGGCCTCGGCATCGGGGCGGGGGTCGTCGCCCTCGGCGGGCAGTCGGTCGCCGCGCTGCGCTCGCTCGTGCCGAACGTCTCGTACGACGCGCCCACCACCGTGAAGATCGGCGCGCCCGGCGAGTTCCCGGACGGGATGAAGTTCCTGCCGGAGCAGCGGCTGTTCGTGTTCCGCGAGGGGAAGGTGTTCCACGCCATCTCCGCCGTCTGCACGCACCTCGGCTGCACCGTGCGCGCCGAGGCGCTGCCGCGCGCGGAGACGAAGACCGTCGAGGGACAGCCGCTCAAGCTCACGCACCGCTTCCTCTGCCCGTGCCACGGCTCGCGCTACGAGGGCGACGGGCAGAACGTGGCCGGACCCGCTCCGCGCCCGCTCGACTGGTACCACCTCGAGCTCGCGCTCGACGACGGACAGCTCGTGGTCGATCTGGCGAAGCCGGTGGACCGCGACTTCCGGCTGACCATCGCCTGA
- a CDS encoding cytochrome b N-terminal domain-containing protein: MATAPRTGTSPPAAPGVHPRRLWSLRPASDRQAGDAIVANFLLHWFPAKALRASLDWRYSLWLGTVSAALLLLLVVSGLPLLFLHVPSVERAYGSVKDIEYVVTFGSWIRSVHRIAAHLMVAAVFLHLVRVFLTGAYKNGTGRGQHREWNWVLGVVMFLVTLFLSFTGYLLPWDQLAYWAVTVGTNIASAVPLVGAEVRELLLGGRNIDQPTLIRFYVLHVIVLPGALGALFAYHMWRIRKDGGLACADRAAALPAPAPDAPGATKTYSLLGIARGTGPTIRATSVEAPLTTVNSVPDLTRRAAIVVLGTIAVVSILAVLIRSPLEEAANPLVTPNPAKAPWYFLWLQELVTDTTFRIGSFTVNGALVGGIILPGILVTVMAIWPWLDRSPPEAAGRWMPRTRRTQNAVFLVIVLLVLLLTYVGLFVRGPYWNLYWPWEAWPDMPGRI, from the coding sequence GTGGCCACCGCTCCCCGAACCGGAACGTCCCCGCCCGCCGCACCCGGCGTGCACCCGCGGCGGTTGTGGAGCCTCCGCCCGGCGTCGGATCGCCAGGCCGGCGACGCGATCGTCGCGAACTTCCTCCTGCACTGGTTCCCCGCGAAGGCGCTCCGCGCCTCCCTCGACTGGCGGTACTCGCTCTGGCTGGGGACCGTCTCCGCGGCGCTCCTGCTCCTGCTCGTCGTGTCGGGCCTGCCCCTGCTCTTCCTGCACGTGCCGTCGGTGGAGCGCGCCTACGGGTCCGTGAAGGACATCGAGTACGTCGTCACCTTCGGCTCCTGGATCCGCTCCGTGCACCGCATCGCGGCCCACCTCATGGTGGCGGCGGTGTTCCTCCACCTCGTCCGGGTGTTCCTCACCGGCGCGTACAAGAACGGGACGGGGCGCGGGCAGCACCGAGAGTGGAACTGGGTGCTCGGCGTGGTGATGTTCCTCGTGACCCTGTTCCTCAGCTTCACGGGCTACCTGCTCCCGTGGGACCAGCTCGCCTACTGGGCGGTCACCGTGGGCACCAACATCGCCTCGGCGGTGCCGCTCGTCGGGGCGGAGGTGCGCGAGCTCCTGCTCGGCGGCCGGAACATCGATCAGCCGACGCTCATCCGCTTCTACGTGCTGCACGTGATCGTGCTGCCCGGCGCGCTCGGCGCGCTGTTCGCCTACCACATGTGGCGGATCCGCAAGGACGGCGGGCTCGCCTGCGCGGACCGCGCCGCCGCGCTCCCCGCGCCCGCGCCGGACGCGCCGGGCGCGACGAAGACCTACTCGCTCCTCGGGATCGCGCGCGGCACGGGCCCGACGATCCGCGCCACCTCCGTCGAGGCGCCGCTCACCACGGTGAACTCCGTCCCCGACCTCACGCGGCGGGCGGCCATCGTCGTCCTCGGCACCATCGCGGTGGTGAGCATCCTCGCGGTGCTCATCCGCTCGCCGCTCGAGGAGGCCGCGAACCCGCTCGTCACGCCGAACCCCGCCAAGGCCCCCTGGTACTTCCTCTGGCTGCAGGAGCTCGTCACCGACACCACCTTCCGCATCGGCTCCTTCACGGTGAACGGCGCGCTCGTGGGCGGGATCATCCTGCCCGGGATCCTGGTGACCGTCATGGCGATCTGGCCGTGGCTCGATCGGAGCCCGCCGGAGGCCGCCGGACGCTGGATGCCGAGGACCCGCCGGACGCAGAACGCGGTGTTCCTCGTGATCGTCCTGCTCGTGCTCCTCCTCACGTACGTCGGGCTGTTCGTCCGAGGGCCGTACTGGAACCTCTACTGGCCGTGGGAGGCCTGGCCCGACATGCCGGGCCGGATCTGA
- a CDS encoding cytochrome c family protein: MEQRSPSPYRSRDRLVLALVGVLLVVSTALFAWKDWVHDWRYYQWEFKRRVAGQLGEDKASAIPSGMLQVWVPALQRADRCVMCHQATAWKGFEGAEEPFRTHPPAILASHPVERFGCTACHGGQGYAVDVEEAHGPVQHWEEPVLGEFLGEGYSLAGDRGALLQMNCNVCHRYDRATKGADAINLAKRLVGEKGCRACHVINGRGGNIGPDLTFVGDKAPEQFDYTRLLGQRTMFAWHVAHFREPKALVPDTVMPNFNFSTEQVQALSMLVMSWRNEPVPAAYLAGAPRTDPQTPQEIEEERRMLTGPGAWFVKTGCFVCHNVSSLGVKSPAQIGPDLSNAVEDVQARFGRTVDDFLRAPTGTMSVVLSRQIVLTPAELEVAIGKVREAYAAWLEQQKAKGEPAPARR, translated from the coding sequence ATGGAACAGCGCAGCCCATCGCCGTACCGCAGCCGTGACCGGCTGGTGCTCGCACTCGTCGGAGTCCTGCTCGTCGTGTCCACCGCCCTGTTCGCCTGGAAGGACTGGGTCCACGACTGGCGCTACTACCAGTGGGAGTTCAAGCGGCGCGTCGCGGGTCAGCTCGGCGAGGACAAGGCGTCCGCCATACCGTCCGGCATGCTGCAGGTCTGGGTCCCCGCGCTGCAGCGCGCCGACCGGTGCGTGATGTGCCACCAGGCCACCGCCTGGAAGGGCTTCGAGGGCGCCGAGGAGCCATTCCGCACCCACCCCCCTGCCATCCTGGCGTCTCACCCCGTCGAGCGGTTCGGGTGCACCGCCTGCCACGGCGGCCAGGGGTACGCGGTCGACGTCGAGGAGGCGCACGGCCCGGTCCAGCACTGGGAGGAGCCGGTGCTCGGCGAGTTCCTCGGGGAGGGGTACTCGCTCGCGGGCGACCGCGGCGCGCTCCTGCAGATGAACTGCAACGTCTGCCATCGCTACGACCGCGCGACGAAGGGCGCGGACGCCATCAACCTGGCGAAGCGGCTCGTCGGGGAGAAGGGTTGCCGCGCCTGCCACGTGATCAACGGCCGCGGCGGGAACATCGGGCCGGATCTCACCTTCGTGGGCGACAAGGCGCCGGAGCAGTTCGACTACACGCGCCTGCTCGGCCAGCGGACGATGTTCGCCTGGCACGTGGCGCACTTCCGGGAGCCGAAGGCGCTCGTGCCCGACACCGTCATGCCGAACTTCAACTTCTCGACCGAGCAGGTGCAGGCGCTCTCGATGCTCGTCATGTCCTGGCGCAACGAGCCCGTGCCGGCCGCCTACCTCGCGGGCGCGCCGCGGACCGATCCGCAGACCCCTCAGGAGATCGAGGAGGAGCGGCGGATGCTCACCGGACCGGGGGCGTGGTTCGTGAAGACCGGCTGCTTCGTCTGCCACAACGTCTCGTCGCTCGGCGTGAAGAGCCCGGCGCAGATCGGCCCCGATCTCTCGAACGCGGTCGAGGACGTGCAAGCGCGCTTCGGCCGCACCGTCGACGACTTCCTGCGCGCGCCGACCGGCACGATGTCGGTGGTGCTCTCGCGGCAGATCGTCCTCACGCCGGCGGAGCTCGAGGTGGCGATCGGGAAGGTCCGCGAGGCTTACGCCGCGTGGCTGGAGCAGCAGAAGGCGAAGGGAGAGCCCGCGCCGGCCCGGCGCTGA
- the nosZ gene encoding Sec-dependent nitrous-oxide reductase, with the protein MSSSKSVSKPLAIAAVLVAAAAVAVRCAPREPKGARREAAKSDVSVAAQKTYVAPGDLDEYYMFSSGGHSGQVFIYGLPSMRHLATIPVFAPYPATGYGFDDETKEMLGKLTWGDVHHPALSETKGDYDGRWLFVNEMNGRIARIDLRDFKTRQIIGPVPNVSGNHGSAFVTPNTEYAMMSSRFSIPIPKGTAVSIDKYASEYKGIVAGIKIDPESGKMSLGWQVALPPFDWDLGDAGKLVSDGWMFLTCYNSERGTGKLEVTASQRDRDYIAAINWREAEKAAAEGKGDLIGGVKVLDPRKVPGLVYLMPCGKSPHGVDVSPDGKYIIGSGKLQGVTTAFNFEKVLTAIKNKDFTGEEDGIPVLKYESIKDAEVPVGLGPLHTQFGPDGWAYTSLFVDSALAKWKLGTWEVVDKVPMSYSTGHLSAAEGDTVSPDGKWLVGLNKLSHGRHLSVGPSQPESSQLVDISEDKMKLVYDAFTEPEPHYAQIIKADKVKPIEVYKKEENKNPLAVWDVKDTGASRKGNEVVVKMTAVRSTFTPQLIEVNQGDTVKVAVTNIEQTTDELHGFGLLDYNINLVVDPGETKVVTFKADKPGVFPYYCTNFCSALHQEMQGYLVVRPARAAAPAEGDEGGGARAGREETRRGPR; encoded by the coding sequence ATGTCGTCCTCGAAGAGCGTCTCGAAGCCACTCGCGATCGCCGCGGTCCTGGTCGCGGCGGCCGCGGTCGCGGTGCGCTGTGCGCCCAGGGAGCCGAAGGGAGCGAGGCGGGAGGCCGCCAAGTCGGACGTCTCGGTCGCGGCGCAGAAGACGTACGTCGCCCCGGGGGATCTCGACGAGTACTACATGTTCTCCTCCGGCGGTCACTCCGGTCAGGTGTTCATCTATGGCCTCCCGTCGATGCGCCACCTCGCGACCATCCCGGTGTTCGCGCCGTACCCCGCCACGGGCTACGGCTTCGACGACGAGACGAAGGAGATGCTCGGGAAGCTCACCTGGGGCGACGTGCACCACCCGGCGCTCTCCGAGACCAAGGGCGACTACGACGGCCGCTGGCTGTTCGTGAACGAGATGAACGGCCGGATCGCGCGCATCGATCTGCGCGACTTCAAGACGCGGCAGATCATCGGGCCGGTCCCGAACGTCTCCGGGAACCACGGCTCGGCGTTCGTCACCCCCAACACCGAGTACGCCATGATGTCCTCCCGGTTCTCGATCCCCATCCCCAAGGGGACGGCCGTCTCGATCGACAAGTACGCGAGCGAGTACAAGGGCATCGTCGCAGGGATCAAGATCGACCCGGAGTCCGGGAAGATGTCGCTCGGCTGGCAGGTGGCGCTCCCGCCGTTCGACTGGGATCTGGGCGACGCCGGCAAGCTCGTCTCCGACGGGTGGATGTTCCTCACCTGCTACAACTCCGAGCGCGGCACCGGCAAGCTCGAGGTCACCGCGTCGCAGCGCGACCGGGACTACATCGCGGCGATCAACTGGCGCGAGGCGGAGAAGGCCGCTGCCGAGGGGAAGGGCGACCTCATCGGCGGGGTGAAGGTGCTCGACCCGCGCAAGGTGCCCGGGCTCGTGTACCTCATGCCCTGCGGGAAGTCGCCGCACGGCGTGGACGTCTCGCCGGACGGCAAGTACATCATCGGCTCAGGGAAGCTGCAGGGCGTCACCACCGCCTTCAACTTCGAGAAGGTCCTCACCGCGATCAAGAACAAGGACTTCACCGGCGAGGAGGACGGCATCCCGGTCCTCAAGTACGAGTCGATCAAGGACGCCGAGGTGCCGGTGGGGCTCGGGCCCCTTCACACGCAGTTCGGCCCGGACGGCTGGGCGTACACCTCGCTCTTCGTCGACAGCGCGCTCGCGAAGTGGAAGCTCGGGACCTGGGAGGTCGTGGACAAGGTCCCCATGTCGTACTCGACCGGCCACCTCTCCGCCGCCGAGGGTGACACCGTGTCGCCCGACGGGAAGTGGCTCGTGGGCCTGAACAAGCTCTCCCACGGGCGCCACCTGTCGGTGGGGCCGTCGCAGCCCGAGTCCTCGCAGCTGGTGGACATCTCCGAGGACAAGATGAAGCTCGTGTACGACGCCTTCACCGAGCCGGAGCCGCACTACGCGCAGATCATCAAGGCGGACAAGGTGAAGCCGATCGAGGTCTACAAGAAGGAGGAGAACAAGAACCCGCTCGCGGTGTGGGACGTGAAGGACACGGGCGCGAGCCGCAAGGGAAACGAGGTGGTGGTGAAGATGACCGCGGTGCGCTCCACCTTCACGCCGCAGCTCATCGAGGTGAACCAGGGCGACACGGTGAAGGTGGCGGTGACGAACATCGAGCAGACGACGGACGAGCTGCACGGCTTCGGGCTGCTCGACTACAACATCAACCTCGTCGTCGATCCCGGCGAGACGAAGGTCGTCACGTTCAAGGCCGACAAGCCGGGCGTGTTCCCCTACTACTGCACGAACTTCTGCTCCGCGCTCCACCAGGAGATGCAGGGCTACCTCGTGGTCCGGCCCGCGCGTGCCGCGGCGCCGGCCGAAGGCGACGAGGGCGGTGGCGCGCGGGCCGGCCGGGAGGAGACCAGGAGGGGACCGCGATGA
- a CDS encoding nitrous oxide reductase family maturation protein NosD: MIAAALLLAVAAGQGDMPAIPAGDVEGRPPRGEASPLQARIDAAPPGARVEVGPGEYAGDLFLDRPIHLAGRGRPRLVGAGKGSVVRIRAPGVVIEGFDIDGREGGDLGRDSAGVHVAAPGAVVRDCRIERALFGVYLREAHGARVEGNTVHGIPGKEPGEKGSGVHVWNTEGFTLERNVVWHARDGFYIQSSPHGVIRGNVARELRYGLHYMFSDDNVFEENTFEANAAGAVLMYSRRIEFRRNRFLHNRGFASVGLLFKACDDAIAEDNLFADNARGIFLEGSYRNVFRRNVVAESDAAIVLYDSCGETRFEGNAFIGNLTSLDLVGRRTDTSFDGNYWSDNDQPDLDGDGRSDRPYVLGSLFDHLRGNLAAADLLAQSLAAAALAAAERSFPVLAPIQAVDRAPLARAPRLPAVPTVRSAGRRVSAPGLAGSAAAIVLGLAVLGGGRRSGRAEEER, from the coding sequence ATGATCGCCGCGGCCCTGCTCCTCGCCGTCGCCGCGGGCCAGGGCGACATGCCGGCGATCCCGGCGGGGGACGTCGAGGGGCGGCCGCCGCGCGGCGAGGCCTCGCCGCTGCAGGCGCGGATCGACGCGGCGCCGCCTGGCGCGCGCGTGGAGGTCGGGCCCGGCGAGTACGCCGGCGATCTGTTCCTCGACCGCCCGATCCACCTCGCCGGCCGCGGCCGGCCGCGGCTCGTCGGGGCCGGCAAGGGGAGCGTGGTCCGGATCCGCGCCCCGGGGGTGGTGATCGAGGGGTTCGACATCGACGGGCGGGAAGGCGGTGACCTCGGCCGCGACTCGGCCGGCGTGCACGTCGCCGCGCCCGGCGCCGTGGTGCGCGACTGCCGGATCGAGCGGGCGCTCTTCGGCGTGTACCTGCGCGAGGCGCACGGCGCCCGCGTGGAGGGGAACACCGTCCACGGCATCCCCGGGAAGGAGCCCGGCGAGAAGGGCTCCGGCGTCCACGTGTGGAACACCGAAGGGTTCACGCTCGAGCGGAACGTGGTGTGGCACGCGCGCGACGGGTTCTACATCCAGTCCTCCCCGCACGGCGTCATCCGCGGCAACGTGGCGCGCGAGCTCCGCTACGGGCTCCACTACATGTTCTCGGACGACAACGTGTTCGAGGAGAACACGTTCGAGGCGAACGCGGCCGGCGCGGTGCTCATGTACTCTCGACGGATCGAGTTCCGCCGCAACCGCTTCCTGCACAACCGCGGCTTCGCCTCGGTCGGGCTCCTGTTCAAGGCCTGCGACGACGCGATCGCCGAGGACAACCTCTTCGCCGACAACGCGCGCGGCATCTTCCTCGAGGGCTCGTACCGGAACGTCTTCCGGCGGAACGTCGTCGCGGAGTCGGACGCGGCCATCGTGCTCTACGACTCGTGCGGCGAGACCCGCTTCGAGGGGAACGCCTTCATCGGGAACCTCACCTCCCTCGACCTGGTCGGCCGCCGGACCGACACGAGCTTCGACGGGAACTACTGGTCGGACAACGACCAGCCGGATCTCGACGGTGACGGGAGGAGCGACCGGCCCTACGTCCTCGGCAGCCTGTTCGACCACCTGCGCGGGAACCTCGCCGCGGCGGACCTCCTCGCCCAGAGCCTCGCCGCCGCCGCGCTCGCCGCGGCGGAGCGGAGCTTCCCCGTGCTCGCGCCCATCCAGGCGGTGGATCGCGCCCCGCTCGCGCGCGCGCCGCGCCTGCCCGCGGTCCCCACCGTTCGGTCGGCCGGGCGGCGCGTCTCCGCTCCCGGCCTCGCCGGGTCCGCGGCGGCGATCGTGCTCGGTCTCGCCGTGCTCGGCGGCGGCCGAAGGTCCGGGCGCGCAGAGGAGGAGCGGTGA
- a CDS encoding ABC transporter ATP-binding protein yields MIRFEALSKRYGPNRAVEGLTLTVGAGEVVALLGPNGSGKTTSLKAAAGLVRPTSGRVLVGDPGVSAAEPRARRALSFLPQKVSFPDALTGAEVVEFYRRLRGGAPGAAREVLRTVALNGAASRAIGTYSGGMVQRLGLAVAALPDARSYLLDEPTSSLDPDGLCAFYGLAERWRRAGRSVLFSSHQLGDVERLADRVAVLVEGRLVAQLGQRELQDRLVGRGLLRVRLDRCPPALEGKLARLAPGARWTGEEVIVPGTPAVRAAAVEAIRAEGLELRGLSAEEGRLDALYRELVEGTA; encoded by the coding sequence GTGATCCGGTTCGAGGCGCTCTCGAAGCGCTACGGCCCGAACCGCGCGGTCGAAGGGCTCACCCTCACGGTGGGGGCCGGAGAGGTGGTGGCGCTCCTCGGCCCGAACGGCTCGGGCAAGACCACCTCGCTCAAGGCGGCGGCCGGGCTCGTCCGTCCCACGTCGGGGCGCGTGCTCGTCGGCGATCCGGGCGTCAGCGCGGCCGAGCCGCGGGCGCGGCGAGCGCTCTCGTTCCTGCCGCAGAAGGTGAGCTTCCCGGACGCGCTCACCGGCGCGGAGGTGGTCGAGTTCTACCGGCGCCTGCGGGGCGGAGCGCCCGGCGCGGCGCGCGAGGTGCTGCGCACCGTCGCCCTGAACGGCGCGGCCTCGCGGGCGATCGGCACCTACTCCGGGGGCATGGTCCAGCGTCTCGGGCTCGCGGTCGCCGCCCTGCCGGACGCGCGCAGCTACCTGCTCGACGAGCCCACCTCGTCGCTGGATCCCGATGGCCTGTGCGCGTTCTACGGGCTCGCCGAGCGCTGGCGCCGCGCGGGCAGGTCCGTCCTGTTCAGCTCTCACCAGCTCGGGGACGTGGAGCGGCTCGCCGACCGCGTGGCCGTCCTGGTGGAGGGACGCCTCGTGGCCCAGCTCGGGCAGCGGGAGCTCCAGGACCGGCTCGTCGGGCGGGGCCTCCTGCGGGTGCGGCTCGATCGCTGCCCGCCCGCGCTGGAGGGCAAGCTCGCGCGGCTCGCGCCCGGTGCGCGCTGGACGGGCGAGGAGGTGATCGTCCCCGGCACGCCGGCGGTGCGCGCCGCGGCGGTGGAGGCGATCCGCGCGGAGGGTCTGGAGCTGCGCGGCCTCTCCGCCGAGGAGGGGCGCCTCGACGCGCTCTACCGCGAGCTCGTGGAGGGGACCGCATGA